A stretch of the Bacillus anthracis str. Vollum genome encodes the following:
- a CDS encoding carbon starvation protein A, whose protein sequence is MITFLVSIVVLIIGYFTYGKFIEKIFGVNYKRKTPAYVNQDGVDYVPMDRRKNSMIQLLNIAGTGPIFGPILGALYGPIAFVWIVIGAIFAGAVHDYLTGMISIRNKGAHIPELAGKFLGNAMRHIVNVFSLLLLVLVGTVFITTPASLLDIVLQGKVSITIILSVIFVYYILSTILPIDKIIGKIYPVLGALLLISAIGIGGMMIIKGSPIPELTFENMHPDNAPIFPLLMLTITCGALSGFHATQSPIISRTLQTEKHGRYVFFGMMVAEAIIAMIWAAAAMSIFSYGELNELIKSGTPAAVVSEISKTMLGAVGGTIAVIGVIVLPITSGDTAFRAARSIIADYFNFEQTKLKNRLMIAIPLFVIAYGLTKIDFTILWRYFSWANQSTAAIALWIGTMYLFIKGKPYVVSLIPAIFMTLMTVIYILNAKIGFNIPLNTSYIIGAVITVILTAIFFMKAMKNKNENIEVDVQLEKEAV, encoded by the coding sequence GTGATTACATTCTTAGTATCAATTGTAGTATTGATAATTGGTTATTTTACATACGGAAAGTTTATTGAAAAGATATTTGGAGTCAATTACAAAAGAAAGACACCAGCCTATGTAAATCAAGATGGAGTAGATTATGTACCTATGGATAGGCGAAAGAATTCTATGATTCAATTATTAAATATTGCAGGTACTGGACCTATATTTGGACCAATATTAGGTGCTTTATATGGACCGATTGCATTTGTTTGGATTGTAATAGGGGCTATTTTTGCAGGGGCTGTTCATGATTATCTTACAGGGATGATTTCTATTCGAAATAAAGGAGCGCATATTCCTGAATTAGCAGGGAAGTTTTTAGGAAATGCAATGAGGCACATTGTAAATGTTTTTTCACTGTTGCTGTTAGTATTAGTAGGAACTGTGTTTATTACAACACCAGCATCATTACTTGATATTGTATTGCAAGGGAAAGTGTCAATAACTATTATTTTATCCGTTATTTTCGTATATTACATTTTATCTACAATCTTGCCGATTGATAAAATTATTGGAAAGATTTATCCGGTATTAGGTGCATTATTGCTAATAAGTGCTATTGGCATAGGGGGAATGATGATAATAAAAGGTTCTCCTATCCCAGAATTAACGTTTGAAAATATGCATCCAGATAATGCGCCGATTTTTCCATTATTAATGCTGACAATTACATGTGGTGCTTTATCAGGATTTCATGCAACACAATCACCAATTATTTCACGGACACTTCAAACTGAAAAGCACGGTAGATATGTATTTTTTGGCATGATGGTTGCAGAAGCGATTATTGCAATGATCTGGGCAGCAGCTGCGATGAGTATTTTCTCATACGGTGAATTAAATGAGTTAATTAAATCAGGTACACCTGCTGCGGTTGTAAGTGAAATCTCGAAGACAATGCTAGGTGCTGTCGGCGGAACAATCGCTGTTATCGGAGTAATTGTATTACCAATTACATCTGGTGATACCGCATTCCGTGCGGCACGTTCTATCATTGCGGACTATTTTAACTTTGAGCAAACGAAATTGAAAAACCGCTTAATGATTGCAATTCCGTTGTTTGTAATTGCATATGGTTTAACGAAAATTGATTTCACAATATTATGGAGATATTTTTCTTGGGCTAATCAATCGACTGCAGCAATTGCGTTATGGATTGGAACGATGTATTTATTCATAAAAGGAAAGCCGTATGTTGTTTCCTTAATTCCAGCGATATTTATGACGCTTATGACTGTTATTTATATTTTAAATGCGAAAATTGGTTTTAATATCCCGTTAAACACATCTTATATTATAGGTGCAGTTATTACCGTTATATTAACTGCTATATTCTTTATGAAAGCCATGAAAAATAAAAATGAGAATATTGAAGTAGATGTGCAATTAGAGAAGGAAGCTGTGTAG
- a CDS encoding S-layer homology domain-containing protein, with the protein MKKVISNVLAVTVALQVVMAPATSFASTKEFPDVPKNHWALEAINDLTSKGVIAGYDNGKFGFGDVVTREQVAALMYRALKPEVKSDYKNPYSDISAGTTMFPEEILALTEMGIFVGDGKGTFRPKDSLTRAEMAVIIQNAFKFKIKAQHTFNDVPSTHWANDAVSALESNGITAGNGAGAFNPTSVLTREEYAQFLFNAMASYINLDITLPSNITAQEIDNFIEKWHPDSPLIGTGQDFIQAQNEYGVSALYLAAHAILESAYGKSEIAYRKHNLFGLRAYDRDPFAYAKYLPSYKQSISYNADYVRKNYLEEGANHFNGYTLPAMNEKYATDKEWAGKIANIMERIKPFNKKDYQNVKRLPKNPNTLNVEALGEAIPYKNYAKDATATVQLVGSYYQVPYPFGYTIKSVPNITQNEVGKLENGKKVNVYREDPNGWIEFSFENAQEKYWTLKKNLKI; encoded by the coding sequence ATTTCTAATGTGTTAGCGGTGACAGTCGCACTTCAAGTAGTGATGGCTCCAGCAACTTCGTTTGCATCTACAAAAGAATTTCCAGACGTTCCGAAAAATCATTGGGCACTCGAAGCGATTAATGATTTAACGTCAAAAGGGGTTATTGCAGGTTACGATAATGGTAAATTTGGCTTTGGAGATGTTGTAACTCGTGAGCAAGTAGCAGCATTAATGTATCGCGCACTAAAACCAGAGGTGAAAAGCGATTATAAAAATCCATACTCTGATATTAGTGCAGGAACGACGATGTTCCCAGAAGAAATTTTAGCATTAACAGAGATGGGGATTTTTGTAGGTGATGGTAAAGGGACATTTAGACCAAAAGACTCGTTAACTCGTGCTGAGATGGCAGTAATTATACAGAATGCTTTTAAGTTTAAAATAAAGGCTCAACATACGTTTAATGATGTACCAAGCACGCATTGGGCAAATGATGCAGTTAGTGCATTAGAATCTAACGGCATTACAGCAGGTAATGGAGCAGGTGCATTTAATCCAACTAGTGTTTTAACACGTGAAGAATATGCACAATTTTTGTTTAATGCTATGGCATCGTATATCAATCTAGATATAACGTTACCATCTAATATAACAGCACAAGAGATTGATAATTTTATTGAAAAATGGCATCCTGATAGTCCTCTTATTGGAACGGGACAAGATTTTATTCAAGCGCAAAATGAGTATGGTGTGAGCGCACTGTATTTAGCTGCACATGCAATCTTAGAATCTGCCTATGGTAAATCAGAAATTGCATATCGCAAGCATAATTTATTTGGTCTAAGAGCGTATGATCGCGATCCATTTGCATATGCAAAATATTTACCGTCATATAAGCAAAGTATTTCGTACAATGCCGATTATGTAAGAAAGAACTATTTAGAAGAAGGTGCTAATCATTTCAATGGCTACACATTACCTGCTATGAATGAAAAGTATGCAACTGATAAAGAATGGGCTGGCAAAATCGCTAATATTATGGAGCGTATTAAACCGTTTAACAAAAAAGATTATCAAAATGTAAAACGATTACCGAAAAATCCTAACACATTAAATGTAGAGGCATTAGGTGAGGCGATTCCATATAAAAATTATGCAAAAGATGCAACAGCTACTGTTCAATTAGTAGGTTCTTACTATCAAGTACCATATCCATTTGGCTATACAATTAAAAGTGTACCAAATATTACGCAAAATGAAGTTGGGAAATTAGAAAATGGTAAGAAAGTAAATGTATATCGTGAAGATCCAAACGGCTGGATAGAATTTTCATTTGAAAATGCTCAAGAAAAATATTGGACATTGAAGAAGAACTTAAAAATATAA
- a CDS encoding MFS transporter — MQGEIPTEKSLSYIGKLLLPVKASPHFKFLWIGQLLSTLGSSITMVILPVVVYSLTGSTVVMGMTMVMYMLPNILALPFAGLVVDRMDRVKVMLFTDIIRCILMLLLATLIFMDVLTIPLLYVLIALYGLMEGIFQPAYASVRAKVFVPDIRNAANALTQMSNQGIRLIGPALGGLIVSVASAGIGFGLDAVTYLLSFFCLLFLREIKFKKVKPIEKRKVDYKQEFMEGVFVLKSHPWLWITILVFSFINICYAGIIVVLIPWLFNVHHHFEAYVYGLGMASSGVGAVIAALIFGGRERWHKRGLLAYGGVLISGCALLIMPFIAWAPALIALMAIEGFGMMIFGLIWETSLQELVPEEAFGRVASLDMLGSFALLPVGYVVVGWLANVIGGEITIITLAILVLITIGLALAVPSIRRFN; from the coding sequence ATGCAAGGAGAAATACCAACAGAGAAAAGTTTAAGTTATATCGGTAAATTGTTATTGCCGGTTAAAGCGTCACCACATTTTAAATTTTTATGGATCGGGCAATTGCTTTCGACTTTAGGTAGTTCGATAACGATGGTTATTTTGCCAGTCGTTGTATATTCATTGACTGGATCAACAGTTGTAATGGGAATGACTATGGTAATGTACATGCTTCCTAATATTCTTGCGTTACCGTTTGCTGGATTAGTCGTAGATCGAATGGATCGGGTGAAAGTAATGTTATTTACAGATATCATTCGCTGTATATTAATGCTATTACTTGCAACACTTATATTTATGGACGTATTAACAATTCCGCTTCTATATGTCCTCATAGCATTATATGGGCTTATGGAAGGCATATTTCAGCCAGCGTATGCGTCCGTAAGAGCGAAAGTATTTGTACCGGACATTCGAAATGCAGCCAATGCATTAACTCAAATGAGTAATCAAGGCATACGACTAATTGGACCGGCTCTTGGAGGCTTGATCGTTTCAGTTGCCTCTGCCGGAATAGGATTTGGACTGGATGCAGTAACGTATTTACTATCATTTTTCTGTTTACTATTTTTAAGAGAAATAAAGTTTAAAAAAGTAAAACCTATTGAAAAGAGAAAAGTTGATTACAAACAAGAGTTTATGGAAGGGGTTTTCGTTTTAAAAAGTCACCCGTGGCTATGGATTACAATTTTAGTTTTTTCTTTTATCAATATTTGTTATGCAGGAATTATCGTCGTATTAATTCCATGGCTATTTAATGTTCATCATCATTTTGAAGCATATGTGTATGGATTAGGAATGGCATCTTCTGGCGTTGGAGCTGTAATTGCCGCGCTAATATTTGGTGGGAGGGAGCGTTGGCATAAGCGAGGATTACTTGCCTATGGTGGTGTTTTAATAAGTGGTTGTGCACTTCTAATAATGCCGTTTATTGCTTGGGCACCTGCTTTAATCGCATTAATGGCAATTGAAGGGTTCGGTATGATGATATTTGGACTCATTTGGGAAACAAGTTTACAAGAGCTTGTGCCAGAAGAAGCCTTTGGGAGGGTAGCAAGCCTTGATATGTTAGGATCTTTTGCTTTATTACCAGTAGGATATGTAGTTGTTGGCTGGTTAGCAAATGTAATAGGTGGTGAGATAACGATAATTACACTAGCTATTTTAGTACTTATAACAATTGGACTAGCGTTGGCTGTACCGAGTATACGACGATTTAATTGA